In one window of Gemmatimonadaceae bacterium DNA:
- a CDS encoding cobalamin B12-binding domain-containing protein: MQAMRPIRVLVAKPGLDGHDRGAKVVAAALRDAGMEVIYTGLHQTPEMIANAAIQEDVDVVGLSILSGAHMTLFPRVKELLRAQGRDDILVTGGGIIPKEDMATLRAQGVGELFGPGTPTTALVEYIRTWFDERSRQEA; this comes from the coding sequence ATGCAGGCCATGCGCCCCATCCGCGTGCTCGTAGCCAAACCCGGTCTGGATGGTCACGACCGCGGCGCCAAAGTGGTGGCCGCGGCGCTCCGCGACGCGGGCATGGAAGTGATCTATACGGGTCTGCACCAGACCCCCGAGATGATCGCCAACGCCGCCATTCAGGAAGACGTGGACGTGGTCGGCCTGTCCATTTTGAGCGGCGCCCACATGACGCTGTTCCCGCGCGTCAAGGAACTGCTGCGCGCCCAGGGGCGCGACGACATCCTGGTGACCGGGGGCGGCATCATTCCCAAGGAAGACATGGCGACCCTTCGCGCCCAGGGGGTGGGGGAACTCTTCGGTCCGGGAACGCCGACGACCGCGCTCGTCGAGTACATCCGGACCTGGTTCGACGAGCGGTCTCGGCAGGAAGCGTGA
- a CDS encoding acyclic terpene utilization AtuA family protein, whose translation MTRIVRVASGQGFWGDWLEAPRRQVEGGPVDYLMLDYLAEVTMSILQKQKERDPEMGYARDFVGAMESVLPAVAARGVRVIANAGGVNPPACAAAVRAVAAQAGVADKVRVGVVTGDDLLPRLDALMAQGHALAHMETGEPLSTVRDRVLSANAYIGSVPIVEALRRGANVVVTGRSTDTALTMAPLRFEFDWADTDWNRLAAGIIAGHIIECGAQCSGGNCLYDWRSIPDLANVGYPIVEAQADGTFVVSKHPHTGGRINVQSVSEQLVYEMGDPRSYITPDVIADFSSIHLEQAGDNRVRVFGIVGRPATDKLKVSIAYRDGYKAVGSLVYAWPDALEKAQLADRVLRERLDNLGLRFDQVLSEFVGASATHGRLAGDAGRDAPEVQYRIGVRSHSRAAVTRFTREIVPLVLNGPPSVTGFAAGRPKVEEIVAFWPALIDKSVVQTSVEML comes from the coding sequence ATGACTCGCATCGTACGCGTAGCATCGGGGCAGGGGTTCTGGGGCGACTGGCTGGAGGCCCCGCGCCGGCAGGTCGAAGGCGGCCCCGTGGATTACCTGATGCTCGATTACCTGGCCGAGGTCACGATGTCCATTCTGCAGAAGCAGAAGGAACGCGACCCCGAGATGGGCTACGCCCGCGATTTCGTGGGCGCCATGGAGAGCGTACTCCCCGCCGTCGCCGCGCGGGGGGTGCGCGTGATCGCCAACGCCGGCGGAGTGAACCCCCCGGCCTGCGCCGCGGCCGTTCGCGCCGTGGCGGCCCAGGCCGGCGTGGCCGACAAGGTCCGCGTGGGCGTCGTCACCGGCGACGACCTGCTGCCGCGGCTCGACGCCCTGATGGCCCAGGGGCACGCCCTCGCCCACATGGAGACCGGCGAGCCGCTGTCCACCGTGCGCGACCGGGTGCTTTCAGCGAATGCATATATCGGCTCGGTGCCGATCGTCGAAGCGCTGCGCCGCGGGGCGAACGTGGTCGTCACCGGACGATCCACCGATACGGCCCTCACCATGGCGCCGCTGCGCTTCGAGTTCGATTGGGCCGATACCGACTGGAACCGGCTGGCGGCCGGCATCATCGCCGGCCACATCATCGAGTGCGGCGCCCAGTGCTCGGGGGGCAACTGCCTGTACGACTGGCGGTCCATTCCCGACCTGGCCAACGTCGGCTACCCGATCGTGGAAGCCCAGGCCGATGGCACGTTCGTGGTCAGCAAGCACCCCCACACGGGCGGCCGAATCAACGTCCAGTCGGTGTCGGAACAGCTCGTGTACGAGATGGGCGACCCGCGCTCCTATATCACCCCGGACGTGATCGCCGACTTCTCCTCCATCCACCTCGAGCAGGCCGGCGACAACCGAGTGCGAGTGTTCGGCATCGTGGGCCGGCCCGCCACGGACAAGCTCAAGGTCTCGATCGCCTACCGCGACGGGTACAAGGCCGTCGGCTCGCTGGTCTATGCCTGGCCCGACGCGCTCGAGAAGGCCCAGCTGGCCGATCGGGTGCTCCGCGAGCGCCTGGACAACCTTGGCCTCCGGTTCGACCAGGTGCTGAGCGAGTTCGTGGGCGCCTCGGCCACCCACGGGCGGCTGGCCGGCGACGCCGGCAGGGACGCCCCGGAGGTGCAGTACCGCATCGGCGTGCGCTCGCACAGCCGCGCCGCCGTGACCCGGTTCACGCGCGAGATCGTGCCGCTGGTGCTCAACGGGCCGCCGAGCGTGACCGGATTCGCCGCCGGCCGGCCCAAAGTCGAGGAGATCGTGGCCTTCTGGCCCGCACTCATCGACAAGTCCGTGGTCCAGACCAGCGTGGAGATGCTCTGA
- a CDS encoding methylmalonyl-CoA mutase family protein, producing the protein MTSTRELSQTVAEQRAELERLRAEVAAWRARYERGEKRELAFGNSGAEVAPLYTPLDVAGDRESDLGVPGSFPFTRGIHPTGYRGRLWTMRQFAGFGSAEDTNTRFKFLLEQGQTGLSTAFDFPTLMGYDSDHARSLGEVGKTGVAISSLADMEVLFDGIPLDQVSTSMTINGPAIILWAFYIAAAEKQGVSSDKLRGTIQNDILKEYMAQHAWCFPIEPALRLIVDCFEWGAEHAPQWNTISISGYHIREAGATAAQELAFTLADGFTYVERGVARGLGVDDFARRLSFFWDIHNDFFEEIAKLRAARRIWARHMKGRYGAKDPRSWMMRFHSQTAGVTLTAQQPMNNVVRVAYQALAAVLGGTQSLHTNSMDETLALPTEEAVQVALRTQQMLAYETGVPNVMDPLGGSYYVEALTDQLEREAEALFLEIERVGGVAQGLETGWFQRKIAESAARQQWEIEQHRRVVVGVNEFVTDEPELTIPVLKVGEAAERRQGERMARVRAERDQARCTAALDALRDAARGTRNLMPFILECARSYCTLYEIRAAMEDVFGAYREPVFF; encoded by the coding sequence ATGACGTCCACCCGGGAGCTTTCGCAAACGGTCGCCGAACAACGGGCCGAATTGGAGCGGCTTCGCGCCGAAGTGGCGGCGTGGCGCGCCCGGTACGAGCGCGGCGAGAAGCGCGAGTTGGCGTTCGGGAATTCGGGGGCGGAGGTGGCGCCGCTCTACACGCCTCTCGACGTGGCGGGCGACCGGGAGAGCGACCTCGGGGTTCCGGGATCGTTCCCGTTCACGCGCGGCATCCATCCCACCGGGTACCGCGGCCGGCTGTGGACGATGCGGCAGTTCGCGGGCTTCGGCAGTGCCGAAGACACCAACACGCGCTTCAAGTTTCTGCTCGAGCAAGGGCAGACGGGGTTGTCCACCGCGTTCGACTTTCCCACGCTCATGGGCTACGACTCCGACCACGCGCGTTCGCTGGGCGAGGTCGGCAAGACGGGCGTGGCCATCTCGAGCCTGGCCGACATGGAAGTGCTGTTCGACGGCATTCCGCTCGATCAAGTGTCGACGTCCATGACGATCAACGGGCCGGCCATCATCCTGTGGGCGTTCTACATCGCCGCCGCGGAGAAGCAGGGCGTCTCTTCCGACAAACTGCGCGGCACGATCCAGAACGACATCCTCAAGGAGTACATGGCGCAGCACGCGTGGTGCTTTCCCATCGAGCCGGCCCTGCGGCTCATCGTCGACTGCTTCGAGTGGGGAGCCGAGCACGCGCCGCAATGGAATACGATCTCGATCTCGGGCTACCACATCCGCGAGGCGGGCGCCACGGCAGCCCAGGAGTTGGCATTCACGCTGGCCGACGGCTTCACATACGTGGAGCGTGGCGTGGCCCGCGGGCTCGGCGTGGACGATTTCGCCCGCCGGCTGTCGTTCTTCTGGGACATCCATAACGATTTCTTCGAGGAGATCGCCAAACTGCGCGCCGCGCGCCGCATCTGGGCCCGCCACATGAAGGGGCGGTACGGCGCCAAGGACCCGCGGTCGTGGATGATGCGGTTCCATTCGCAAACCGCCGGCGTGACGCTCACCGCCCAGCAGCCCATGAACAACGTGGTGCGCGTGGCGTACCAGGCGCTGGCCGCCGTGCTCGGCGGCACGCAGTCGCTCCATACCAATTCCATGGACGAGACACTCGCCCTGCCCACCGAAGAGGCGGTGCAGGTGGCGCTCCGCACGCAGCAGATGCTGGCCTACGAAACCGGCGTGCCGAACGTCATGGACCCGCTGGGCGGTTCCTACTATGTGGAAGCGCTGACCGATCAGTTGGAGCGCGAGGCCGAGGCGCTATTCCTCGAGATCGAACGGGTGGGCGGGGTGGCCCAGGGACTCGAGACGGGGTGGTTCCAGCGGAAGATCGCCGAGTCGGCGGCGCGCCAGCAGTGGGAGATCGAGCAGCACCGGCGTGTGGTGGTGGGCGTCAACGAGTTCGTGACCGACGAACCCGAACTCACGATTCCGGTGCTCAAGGTGGGCGAGGCGGCAGAGCGGCGGCAGGGCGAGCGGATGGCCAGGGTGCGGGCCGAGCGAGACCAGGCCCGGTGCACTGCGGCGCTCGACGCCCTCCGCGACGCCGCCCGCGGCACGCGCAACCTGATGCCCTTCATCCTCGAATGCGCGCGATCGTACTGCACGCTGTACGAGATCCGCGCCGCGATGGAGGACGTGTTCGGGGCCTATCGGGAACCGGTGTTCTTCTGA
- a CDS encoding acyl-CoA carboxylase subunit beta, which produces MTSRLRALSDELRALEEHLRQGGGPDKIARQHKQGKLTARERVAKLCDPDTAFVEIGLLVAHDQYDGQAPGAGVVTGIGIVQGRETVIVANDATVKAGSWWPETIRKMLRAQEIAMRCRIPIVYLVDSAGVNLPYQGGVFPGQYGASRIFYYNSIMRRYLHVPQLAAVMGPCIAGGAYLPALSDVIVMVKGTSFMGLGGPNLVKGATGQVIDAETLGGAGTHTAVSGVAHYAVDHDAAGLAKLRDLVAMLPRPVLPVWREPEAPARDPESLYDLLPGDHRMSYDVHELLGAVLDGGHLDEFQRDLAREMICGDACIEGIPVGVIANQRGLIKGRDGERPRFGGIVYAESADKVAYFIDRCDRQRIPLLFVQDVSGFMVGPDAEQEGIIRAGARFVEAMATARVPKIVLTVNHASGAGYYAMAGQGFDPDFIFSWPTGRMGVMEGESAVQAVHGPALEAARTAGESASGEVTRAVDEMREDYEHQLDAKYAGARGYVDAIVYPENTRRTLALAFRAAAQNPGPHLGAFVLPAHLNDA; this is translated from the coding sequence GTGACGTCGCGGCTGCGGGCCCTGAGCGACGAACTGCGCGCGCTGGAAGAGCATCTTCGCCAGGGCGGCGGGCCCGACAAGATCGCGCGACAACACAAGCAGGGAAAACTCACGGCGCGGGAGCGCGTGGCCAAGCTGTGTGACCCCGACACGGCGTTCGTCGAGATCGGCCTCCTCGTGGCCCACGACCAGTACGACGGCCAGGCGCCGGGAGCCGGCGTGGTCACCGGCATCGGCATTGTCCAGGGACGCGAGACCGTGATCGTGGCCAACGATGCCACCGTCAAGGCCGGTTCCTGGTGGCCGGAGACCATCCGCAAGATGCTGCGCGCCCAGGAAATCGCCATGCGCTGCCGCATTCCCATCGTCTACCTGGTGGATTCGGCCGGCGTGAACCTGCCGTACCAGGGCGGCGTGTTCCCGGGGCAGTACGGGGCCAGCCGCATCTTCTATTACAATTCCATAATGCGGCGCTACCTGCACGTGCCGCAACTGGCGGCCGTGATGGGCCCCTGCATCGCCGGCGGCGCCTACCTGCCGGCACTGTCCGACGTGATCGTGATGGTCAAGGGCACGTCGTTCATGGGTCTCGGCGGCCCCAATCTGGTCAAGGGCGCCACGGGCCAGGTGATCGACGCCGAGACGCTGGGCGGCGCCGGCACCCACACCGCCGTCAGCGGGGTGGCCCACTACGCCGTGGACCACGACGCCGCCGGCCTGGCCAAGCTGCGCGACCTCGTGGCCATGCTCCCGCGCCCCGTGCTGCCCGTGTGGCGGGAGCCCGAGGCTCCGGCCCGCGATCCGGAATCGCTGTACGATCTGCTCCCCGGCGACCACCGCATGTCGTACGATGTGCACGAGCTGCTGGGCGCCGTGCTCGACGGCGGACACCTGGACGAGTTTCAGCGTGACCTGGCGCGTGAGATGATCTGCGGCGATGCGTGTATCGAGGGCATCCCGGTGGGAGTGATCGCCAATCAGCGCGGGCTCATCAAGGGCCGCGACGGCGAACGGCCGCGGTTCGGCGGTATCGTGTACGCCGAGAGCGCCGACAAGGTCGCGTACTTCATCGATCGCTGCGACCGGCAGCGCATTCCCCTGCTGTTCGTGCAGGACGTCTCGGGGTTCATGGTGGGGCCCGATGCCGAGCAGGAGGGGATCATCCGCGCCGGCGCCCGGTTCGTGGAGGCGATGGCCACGGCCCGCGTGCCCAAGATCGTGCTCACCGTCAATCACGCCTCGGGGGCCGGGTACTACGCCATGGCCGGCCAGGGGTTCGACCCCGACTTCATCTTCAGCTGGCCCACCGGGCGCATGGGCGTGATGGAGGGGGAGTCGGCGGTGCAGGCGGTGCACGGGCCCGCGCTCGAGGCCGCGCGCACCGCTGGTGAATCGGCGTCGGGCGAGGTGACGCGCGCCGTGGACGAGATGCGCGAGGACTACGAACACCAGCTCGACGCGAAGTATGCGGGCGCCCGCGGCTACGTCGATGCCATCGTGTACCCCGAGAACACCCGCCGCACCCTCGCCCTGGCCTTCCGCGCCGCGGCCCAGAATCCGGGCCCGCACCTGGGCGCCTTCGTTCTTCCCGCACATCTCAACGACGCATGA
- a CDS encoding CBS domain-containing protein has translation MTDGLVVLLAAVAIAWLVAGATVVRLLSRIWLRHWAERGLRGASAVVASINRPQRLVAAASVAVGLVLAAAGAELASHLSESASQVALALAGCAAVVVLLAQLLARAVARHWTARLVPWTLPVLRVAEQVAAPILWASRVVRGARARSPASGPVAERAAIQQLLRESELEGVTAKDDAAIIMSVVEFGDKIVRDVMTPRDQVFAVSDAADAHEAAEQVARTAYSRVPVYHGSLDRVTGMLHAFDLLRGAEAALAAPRPVARTTPGTLCSTLLFEMLRDHRHLAIVQDKENHTIGIVTLEDLLEELVGEIRDEHDEPAPASA, from the coding sequence GTGACCGACGGGCTGGTGGTCCTGCTCGCCGCGGTCGCCATTGCGTGGCTCGTGGCCGGCGCCACCGTGGTGCGCCTCCTGAGCCGCATCTGGCTGCGGCACTGGGCAGAGCGCGGACTGCGGGGCGCCTCGGCCGTGGTCGCGTCGATCAACCGGCCGCAGCGGCTGGTCGCCGCCGCCTCGGTGGCCGTGGGGCTGGTGCTCGCCGCGGCCGGTGCCGAATTGGCGTCGCACCTCTCCGAATCGGCGTCGCAGGTGGCCCTCGCGCTCGCCGGCTGCGCGGCGGTAGTCGTGCTCCTAGCCCAACTCCTCGCCCGCGCGGTGGCGCGCCACTGGACCGCCCGGCTCGTCCCATGGACGCTGCCCGTGCTCCGGGTGGCGGAGCAGGTGGCCGCGCCCATTCTGTGGGCGTCGCGCGTGGTGCGTGGGGCCCGGGCGCGCAGCCCGGCCTCCGGGCCGGTAGCCGAGCGGGCCGCGATCCAACAGTTGCTGCGAGAAAGCGAACTCGAGGGAGTGACCGCGAAAGACGATGCCGCCATCATCATGAGCGTCGTGGAGTTCGGTGACAAGATCGTGCGCGACGTGATGACGCCGCGCGACCAGGTGTTCGCGGTGTCCGACGCGGCCGACGCGCACGAGGCGGCGGAGCAGGTCGCCCGGACGGCGTACAGCCGCGTCCCGGTGTACCATGGATCGCTCGACCGCGTCACCGGAATGCTGCACGCGTTCGACCTGCTGCGCGGTGCCGAGGCGGCCCTGGCCGCCCCACGCCCAGTGGCCCGCACGACCCCCGGGACGCTCTGCAGCACGCTACTGTTTGAAATGCTCCGAGACCATCGGCACCTTGCCATCGTCCAGGACAAGGAGAACCACACGATCGGCATCGTGACCCTGGAGGATCTGTTGGAAGAACTCGTCGGCGAAATTCGCGACGAGCACGACGAACCAGCCCCGGCTTCCGCATGA
- a CDS encoding methyltransferase domain-containing protein produces the protein MRNAGSGEWWRDYFDAQYLLEYEPIFTPERARRDVARVVELLGLPAGARVLDVPCGQGRHAHLLAEAGFRVDGLDYSRELLARARERGTGPALRYHRGDMRVLPARWTARFDAVVNLFTSFGFFADPRDDARTIAEFARVLKPGGTLIWHGGNRDGVMARFLSRDWWRAGDGTLVAQERDFDPLSGMLTVGTHWYGPGGTGEREHCIRLYTPTALAALMAREGLIVEQAFDGWSPRALSRRSGEMLLLAHKHELPRRRRAR, from the coding sequence GTGCGCAACGCCGGATCGGGTGAGTGGTGGCGCGACTATTTCGACGCGCAGTACCTGCTCGAATACGAACCGATCTTCACCCCCGAACGCGCGCGCCGCGACGTGGCGCGGGTGGTCGAACTGCTCGGCCTTCCGGCCGGCGCACGCGTGCTCGACGTGCCCTGCGGGCAGGGGCGGCACGCTCACCTGTTGGCCGAGGCGGGTTTCCGCGTCGACGGCCTCGACTACTCCCGCGAGTTGCTCGCCCGGGCCCGCGAGCGCGGCACCGGCCCCGCGCTTCGCTATCACCGCGGCGACATGCGCGTGCTGCCGGCGCGCTGGACGGCGCGGTTCGACGCCGTGGTCAATCTCTTCACGTCGTTTGGATTCTTTGCCGATCCGCGGGACGACGCGCGCACGATCGCCGAGTTTGCGCGCGTGCTCAAGCCTGGGGGCACGCTGATCTGGCACGGCGGCAACCGTGACGGAGTGATGGCGCGCTTCCTGTCGCGCGACTGGTGGCGCGCCGGCGACGGCACGCTGGTGGCGCAGGAGCGGGACTTCGACCCGTTGTCGGGGATGCTCACCGTAGGCACCCACTGGTACGGCCCGGGCGGCACCGGAGAGCGCGAGCACTGCATCCGGCTATACACGCCCACGGCGCTGGCCGCGCTGATGGCTCGGGAGGGACTGATCGTCGAGCAGGCGTTCGACGGCTGGAGCCCGCGCGCGCTCTCGCGGCGATCGGGGGAGATGCTGCTGCTGGCGCACAAGCACGAGTTGCCCCGGCGGCGACGGGCCCGCTAG
- the meaB gene encoding methylmalonyl Co-A mutase-associated GTPase MeaB, whose translation MTASAPLAAHDQLLRDFVEGRPAALARAVSIVENHRAGFDHLLAMWQSRLGRARRIGLTGPPGAGKSTLTAQIVRAYRAEGLSVGVIAVDPTSPFTGGALLGDRIRMESVALDAGVFIRSMATRGSLGGLAATTSEVADVLDAFGVDRILIETVGVGQSELDISGIADSSVVVLVPESGDSIQTLKAGLMEIADVFVVNKADRPGADRLRNELELMLGLRAGSTMKHVPAHHGVDLSRMNPARLAREAARAPDAEQWTPPVLRSVAVRDEGTSDLLDALNRHFHYLEVSGELRLRRRRRLRDRVMHVVESRVRGRLWQDAATNAWLDEQLPSLEAGRTNPFAIADALLARSGTLLTQVTP comes from the coding sequence ATGACCGCTTCTGCACCCTTGGCCGCTCACGATCAACTGCTGCGCGACTTCGTCGAGGGACGCCCCGCGGCGCTCGCCCGCGCGGTGAGCATCGTCGAGAACCACCGGGCCGGCTTTGACCATCTGCTCGCCATGTGGCAGTCCCGACTCGGTCGGGCCCGCCGCATCGGGCTCACCGGCCCACCGGGCGCCGGAAAGAGCACGCTCACCGCGCAGATCGTCCGCGCCTACCGCGCCGAGGGACTTTCCGTGGGCGTCATCGCGGTGGACCCCACATCGCCGTTCACCGGCGGCGCGCTGCTCGGCGATCGCATTCGCATGGAGTCGGTGGCGCTCGATGCCGGCGTGTTCATCCGGTCCATGGCCACACGCGGTTCGCTGGGTGGGCTCGCCGCCACGACCAGCGAAGTGGCCGACGTGCTCGACGCGTTCGGCGTCGATCGCATTCTCATCGAGACCGTCGGGGTGGGGCAGAGCGAACTCGACATCTCGGGCATCGCGGATTCCAGTGTGGTCGTGCTCGTGCCCGAGTCAGGCGATTCGATCCAGACGCTCAAGGCCGGACTGATGGAGATCGCCGACGTGTTCGTGGTGAACAAGGCCGACCGGCCCGGGGCCGACCGCCTGCGCAACGAGTTGGAGTTGATGCTCGGGCTCCGTGCCGGCAGCACGATGAAGCACGTGCCGGCGCACCATGGGGTGGACCTGTCGCGCATGAATCCGGCTCGCCTGGCGCGGGAGGCGGCGCGTGCGCCGGACGCCGAGCAGTGGACGCCCCCCGTCTTGCGGTCGGTGGCCGTACGCGATGAGGGGACCAGCGACCTGCTCGACGCGCTGAACCGCCACTTTCATTATCTTGAGGTCAGCGGCGAGTTGCGGCTGCGCCGCCGCCGCCGGCTCCGGGACCGGGTCATGCACGTCGTGGAGTCGCGCGTCCGCGGCCGGCTGTGGCAGGATGCCGCGACCAACGCGTGGCTCGACGAGCAGTTGCCCTCGCTCGAGGCCGGCCGCACCAATCCGTTCGCCATCGCCGACGCGCTGCTGGCGCGTAGTGGAACCCTTCTGACGCAGGTGACGCCATGA
- a CDS encoding DUF3656 domain-containing protein, protein MPAPSVPELLAPAGSLDAVRAALANGADSVYLGAERWNARDEGAQLTLDEVEQACRLAHERGRRIYLTFNILFKPHELADALEFLGEAVDRGIDAAIVQDIGAIRLIQRLYPQLEIHGSTQMTVHDASGAAVLRELGVNRVVLARENTLDDIRSIRDAVPELGLESFVHGALCISYSGQCYMSGMISERSANRGSCAQSCRKDYVLTDLADGRELDRGYLISARDLAAHDHLPEIAEAGIGCLKIEGRKKKPEYVATVTSTYRGFLDRIAQGERVLPTEAEVQPLVQIFSRGFTGGMYGGRAGRDYVTRTQPDNRGAPLGTVVEVGRGEIVVEVSAPLQAGDGIGFEAPEGLGGASVGCTVSAVRTLSSRGAIRQAIAARVDVQPGWKVLRTSDGTLLAKARASFAALPEHVRAHKERLDVRLFGSAGSPLKASFSTEGNEVTVQSEIPLAPAAKRALDRPQLRDQLGRLGDTPFVLAAVDDAGLSAGLFLPVSELNHLRQRAVDELMRRRDWASHAAHAERRARIDSAVAGPAGPVHDATADAEPGFRLVAELYDLTDAESAADAGATEIVLDPFLRHPAPARARVAALRDALAGRGIALRLRTPTVVRPEDRGGLQKWLDLGLPIQSGHLGLVAELASAGRDVTADYALNVMNGHTAAEIFRLGARRVTASVELTTDEIGHLVAPWRGDGFEVFLYGRPEGMTLEHCVLSAAFEREPTTCRDLCVQKHPNVQLTDPTGYAFPVATDSACRNRLLHSRPVEGSEFLPRLWESGIRSYRAVFNVAGDPVAGLVAGYRQSLDALAGRQGSGRSAVRDLVGSAFTRGHFARAV, encoded by the coding sequence ATGCCCGCCCCGTCCGTTCCCGAACTGCTCGCCCCCGCGGGCTCGCTCGACGCCGTCCGCGCCGCGCTGGCCAACGGCGCCGACTCCGTATACCTCGGGGCCGAGCGGTGGAACGCGCGTGATGAGGGCGCCCAGCTCACGCTGGACGAGGTGGAGCAGGCCTGCCGGCTGGCGCACGAGCGTGGCCGGCGCATCTACCTGACGTTCAACATCCTATTCAAGCCGCACGAGTTGGCCGACGCGCTCGAGTTCCTGGGCGAGGCCGTCGATCGCGGCATCGACGCGGCCATCGTTCAGGACATCGGGGCCATCCGCCTCATCCAGCGCCTGTATCCGCAGCTCGAGATCCACGGCTCCACGCAGATGACGGTGCACGACGCCAGCGGCGCCGCCGTGCTGCGCGAGTTGGGCGTGAACCGCGTGGTGCTGGCCCGCGAGAACACCCTGGACGACATCCGCAGCATCCGCGACGCGGTGCCCGAGCTCGGCCTCGAGTCGTTCGTGCACGGCGCGCTCTGCATCTCGTACTCCGGCCAATGCTACATGTCGGGGATGATCTCCGAGCGGAGCGCCAATCGCGGCTCGTGCGCCCAGTCGTGCCGTAAGGATTACGTCCTCACCGACCTCGCCGACGGCCGGGAATTGGACCGCGGGTACCTGATCTCGGCGCGTGACCTTGCTGCGCACGACCACCTGCCCGAGATCGCCGAGGCGGGCATCGGCTGCCTCAAGATCGAGGGCCGCAAAAAGAAACCGGAATACGTGGCCACGGTCACGAGCACGTATCGCGGATTCCTGGATCGCATCGCGCAGGGCGAGCGCGTGCTTCCCACCGAAGCCGAAGTCCAACCGCTGGTACAGATCTTCAGTCGCGGGTTCACGGGGGGCATGTACGGCGGACGGGCCGGCCGCGACTACGTGACGCGCACCCAACCCGACAACCGCGGCGCGCCGCTCGGCACGGTGGTCGAGGTGGGGCGGGGCGAGATCGTGGTGGAGGTGTCGGCGCCACTCCAGGCGGGCGACGGGATCGGGTTCGAGGCGCCGGAAGGGCTCGGCGGCGCATCGGTGGGTTGCACGGTGAGCGCCGTGCGGACGCTCTCGTCGCGCGGCGCCATCCGACAGGCGATTGCGGCACGCGTGGACGTGCAACCCGGGTGGAAGGTGCTGCGGACTTCGGACGGCACGCTGCTGGCCAAGGCCCGCGCGTCGTTCGCGGCGCTTCCCGAGCACGTCCGCGCCCACAAGGAGCGGCTCGACGTGCGCCTGTTCGGGTCGGCCGGCTCGCCGCTCAAGGCCAGTTTCTCCACCGAGGGCAACGAGGTCACCGTGCAGAGCGAGATCCCGCTCGCGCCGGCGGCCAAGCGCGCCCTCGATCGCCCTCAGTTGCGCGACCAACTGGGCCGCCTCGGCGACACGCCCTTCGTCCTCGCCGCGGTGGACGACGCCGGCCTCTCCGCCGGGTTGTTCCTGCCGGTGAGCGAGTTGAACCACCTGCGCCAGCGCGCGGTGGACGAATTGATGCGGCGGCGCGACTGGGCGAGCCACGCCGCGCACGCGGAACGTCGGGCGCGCATCGACTCGGCGGTGGCCGGGCCCGCGGGTCCCGTCCACGATGCGACCGCCGACGCGGAGCCTGGCTTCCGCCTGGTCGCCGAGCTATATGACTTGACTGATGCCGAGTCGGCGGCGGACGCCGGGGCCACCGAGATCGTGCTCGACCCGTTCCTCCGGCATCCCGCGCCGGCGCGGGCCCGGGTGGCGGCGTTGCGCGATGCGCTCGCCGGGCGCGGGATCGCGCTGCGCCTGCGCACGCCGACCGTCGTGCGCCCGGAAGACCGCGGCGGGCTGCAGAAGTGGCTGGACCTGGGACTGCCGATCCAGTCGGGGCACCTCGGCCTGGTGGCCGAACTCGCGAGCGCCGGCCGCGACGTGACCGCCGACTACGCCTTGAACGTGATGAACGGCCACACCGCGGCCGAGATCTTCCGCCTGGGGGCACGGCGTGTCACCGCCTCGGTGGAACTGACCACCGACGAGATCGGCCACCTCGTGGCGCCATGGCGGGGTGATGGATTCGAGGTGTTCCTGTACGGGCGTCCGGAGGGCATGACGCTCGAGCACTGCGTGCTCTCGGCGGCCTTCGAGCGTGAGCCGACCACCTGTCGCGACCTGTGCGTGCAGAAGCACCCCAACGTGCAACTCACCGACCCTACCGGGTACGCGTTTCCCGTGGCGACCGACTCGGCGTGCCGCAACCGGCTGTTGCACTCGCGACCGGTGGAGGGTTCGGAGTTCCTGCCGCGCCTTTGGGAGTCGGGCATCCGCTCGTACCGGGCCGTGTTCAACGTGGCCGGCGATCCCGTGGCCGGACTCGTGGCGGGCTACCGCCAGTCGCTCGATGCGTTGGCCGGCCGTCAGGGGTCCGGCCGCTCGGCGGTGCGCGATCTCGTGGGGAGCGCGTTCACGCGCGGACACTTCGCGCGTGCGGTATAA